The DNA window tcctaatactactactactactactaataataataatgataataataataataataataataataataatgatacaaaTAAGTTTGTATTATTTTGTCTGTGGCAGAAAACCTTACCACCTAACCAAGAACTGGATACACTGACCTGCTGTGGCAGATAGAACCTGAGAGGCATAAACCCTTGGACATGGAGGCCCTGACTGAAACCAGAGGATATATTATTGTGTGTGCCTGAAGGATGGATGCCTTTGAGGGGATACATAGTGTACAACTTTCCTCCTCCCCGGCCGAGGCCCCGGCATCTGACCCTGGGTACGAGGTCCTGGTGGCAGGCAGCTCTGGCATAGCAGTGTACTCTTCCCCTGTCTTCTATGGGAAAGTGGATGTTTCCAATGGAAAAGTGGCCAAGTGCAGATCCACAATCAAAGGCTCTGAGGAGAGATGTCCCGttggaaggtgtgtgtgtgtgtgtgtgtgtgtgtgtgtttgtagttagGTCATCAGaactgtgtggagtgttttgtgCTACTGCATGAGGATATACCTCTATGAATACCTTATGCCTTAAGGATCTAGTGCAGTCAGTTCTCTGCACCTCGGTAACCCTTGATTTCTGCACATATTGCtgacactgttaaaaaaaaaagcaccagtaGGCTATACTTATTTGGTTATGGTTCTAACAGAGGTCAGCTGGAAGTTCCCAGCAGGATATAAAgacaaatgtatgtgtgaaggcgccacggtggcgcagtgggtagcgctgttgcctcacagcaagaaggtttcgggttcggttcccggtcgggtgctcagggtcctttctgtgtggagtttgcatgttctccccgtgtctgcgtgggtttcctcccacagtccaaagacatgcaggttaggtgaattggagacactaaattgcccttgtctgtgtgtctgccctgcgatggactggcgacctgtccagggtgtttccccacctttcgccctatgtgcgctgggataggctccagcgaccctaatcaggataagcggcttagaaagtgagtgagtgagtgtatgtgtgtatagtcaCTAcgcatttatacatttttagaGCACAGAATACATAGAATTTGCTGTGCATCTGTAAAACCCTGGGCGTTTGACTTCAACGTGGACTCAGCTCCCTTCTTACGTGACAGAggaactctgtcttttttttgttcggtgaataaataataaactgtAGCCCCTCATTAACTGTGCTTTGGGGGTACCGGTTTACAGAGATTTTGCTCCGAGAACTCACGGGAAAAAGTGAATGAAGAGATTTAAATCATTGCgaaataaacaatttaaagaGTAACACCACCTACATCTTAACTTTACTCTTTAGCcgaaaagggtaaaaaaaaagtttgtgatGACATTTGTTTGCACTGTGATACTGGTTAGAAATATTTGGATCACGTGCTTCCTGGAGGCAGATTTTTTTGAGATGTCTTCGTCATGTGACCGACAGCAGACGCGCAGTTTTCCGGCTCAATCTCGGAGAGTCAGTCCGATAAATCGTCCTGCCCAGATAGAGACGAAGGAAAACATCGGCAGAAGTGTCGTACGTCCTACGTACACATTCTTAGTTGATTTCGCATCCACTTCTCGGCGACACTGAATGGCGTGTTGAACCTGCCCTGTCCGGGATGGGCAAATGACCCATTTCGCCCCTTTTTGGAAGTTGATATGAAACATATGGAGCTCCTTAGTTAACACTGTAACCATTCACTGAACATTCAACTGAGGAAAACAAGGAGTTTGCGCGACCGGATGCCGTCGTAGTCACAGCGGGACGGAGGGAATCCTTTTACCGAAAACTATCGGGGTAAGGGCGGGGATCTCGCCGAGAAAATCGGGGGAATTGTTTCAAATGTCGCTGCATTCTAAAAGTTTTGTGAATACATTAGAGTTTGGTTCATCAGTATTCGGATGTATACGGTTAATCGTTTTGGTTTTGTAGCAAGTCTCATTCCAATGTGTTAAATAATTTGTCTGCAAGAAACGTCAATGGAACTTGTTTACggttcagtgtttgttttcgttcgttGTGTTTGGTTGGTGTTTTTGTATCGTTACGGACGGCACGACACGACAGTACGGATATTATGTAACTGAACAGTTTGTTCTGCCATTCTTTCACATAACTAGTGCTGTTCATTTACAATCTATGAATCTTATGTGGGTTTTTATGAGCATGAAAGCTCATGTGACACAATAAGACTTATTCAGGGTtcgtgtttttaaatgttgacgCTAATTTACGCTTCATTCTTGTGGCTTTTGCGGTTGAGGTGAGGCTGGTGGACTGTGAATTCCGGCGTGCCTTACTGAATTATTGTCCCGTACTGTAGGCTGATAGATCTGGATCCAGATCCGCGGCCCGGTatggtgggtggaggggggcaggaGGAGACCATGCCCACGGAGGAGGGAGCAGAACGGGGTGGGGAGCGGTACAATGTGTCCCGGCTGCGGAGCTCTTCTCtggagatcagagagaaaggCGCAGAGTTCCTCCGAGAACAACTAGATGCGGCTCAAAAGGtaggctaacacacacacacacacacacacacacacacacacacacacacacacttagtgcCTCACTGCATGGTAATTAATTGATTCTGTTGTATGTACAGAACCGTCATCAGGACTGCTTAagcccctctctcttgctctcactctctcttgctctcactctctcttgctttcactctctctctctcccgctccctctcactctccccctctcccctttGATGTCTCTCGTAGGAGCTGAAGCTGAAaggagaggagtgtgagagGTTGTCTCATGTCAGGGACCAGCTGGAGCAGGAACTGGAGGAGCTGACGGCCAGTCTGTTTgaggtgagggttagggttacagtTAGGGCTGGAGAGACTAACAGCCTCTGTAATGTTTGTTACATATCTCAGCAGAACTTGCCTTGGTTTGTGGGATGCTGATGTCAGTATGTTTcagggtgtgtttgtgcgtctgtgtggtTGAATATTTGGGAAGAGGGTGACAcattgtatgtgtattgtgaaaATGCAGACttaactgttttgtgtgtgtgtatgtgtgcgtgcatgtgtgtgtgtgtgtgtgtgtgtgtgtgcacacatatgcttttctctgtgagtgaTGACCTTATGATGTGAATGAATGCGAGTTTGTAATGAGTGTGCACTggtaaaactgtgtgtgaagTTTTACGGACATATGAGCGTTATGCAGTGTAGCTGGagtgcctgcgtgcgtgtgtgagtgcacgtgtgtgtgtgtgtgagagtgtgtgcgtgcgtgtgcaattgtgtgtgtgtgtatggtgttgcTTACAGTGTGCGTCTGGTGTCTTCAGGAAGCCCATAAGATGGTGCGTGAAGCTAATGTCAAACAGGCAGCAGCAGAGAAACAACTGAAAGAGGCCCAGGgcaaggtaaacacacacacacacacacacacacacacatacgcctacacacacacaataacacacacagcttataccacacacttttcctctctttcattcccaaACAGTTATGGCATTCAGAAACTCTCCAAAACATTCGCACCATGTGATTATGCTGTAGCTATGACAGAATTTATAGAGATGAAGAACAATTTATTACATGCTCTAACCCTGATTAacccaagtctctctctctctctctctctctctctctctccccctccttccctttcttcctctccctccctctttctctctctctgtccctttttgTCCAGATTGATGTTTTGCAGGCTGAGGTCTCTGCTCTGAAAACTCTGGTGTTgacctccaccccctcctctccaaATCGGCAGCTCCATCCTCAGCTCCAGTCCTCTGGTTCCAAAGGGGGAACTCTGGGTCGGTCTGGGATCCACAGCCGAAACAAGAGCACTGGTAACCTGCTGGGCATGAACCTCCACACCGAACCCTCGGCACCTCCTCCATCACAGCCAGTCaacagagaggacagggagGTGAGAGACttgtgcacacgcacatacacacagacagacagacacacacacacactcacacacatgcaataacacacacacacacacaataacacacacatacacacacacacacacacacacataataacacagacacacacgcactcacacacacaataacacacacacccgcacacacacacacacccgcacaataacacagacacacacacacacccgcacaataacacagacacacataataacacagacacacacgcactcacacacacaataaaacacacacacgcagtcacacacacaataacacacacacatacacacagacacactcacacagagtttATTTGTGGCAAGTCTCTTATCAGAGTCCACTCTAATGCGGGGTGTGTCTAATGCTTATGTGACGTGGCTTTTCTGCGGATGGTGTTTGATGAACTGTTAACCCTCAaattctcctctttcctctcctctgtctctcttctcctctctccccccccccactatctcctccctgtctgttcttcgagggttttttttgtttttgtttttgttttcttcgcACCATATATTTTCTTCCTGATTTGCCTacacttttctcttctctcgcTGTCTTTATCTTTCAATCATTCCTTCTCTTTCAATTCATTATTCTGCCTCTTTATATTCCATCCatactgcctttttttctctgccttctctctctctctctctctctctctctctctggaacaaacactctttctctctcagtctgcagtccctggtcttctctctctgattctgtgtCTGGTTCCTGGTCAGTCTGTCCATGTGACCTATGAACCCTACCTACTGGAGCAGGGGGAAGGGTCAGGGGCTCACTGTCGCCAGGTAACCCTTCCCCAGGTGTCCATGGCAACATGGTATGATGGTGTTAAGCTGTTGGAACCGTTTAAATGGCGTCAACTTCATTTTCACCTCACggctgtgtatttgtatgttttgtgtcaattgtgtattttatgtgtgtttgtctgatgtgtttgtgaatgtgtgtgtgtagctcgtTATGAGGATTTTCACAGCGTGGgagtttttctgtgtggtttaATTTAGTCTTTGGTGAATCTGTTGTGTCTTTGAATGGTTTCTAATGCTGTGAGTGCTACATGTGTGGACCACCCCCCTTCATGTCTCACagatgtcattcattcatttattcattcattcattcattcatgggAGTGTAGCTgagatatatgtgtgtatgtgggagcaTCAGTATCATTCTAGTTCTGCTTATTCTGAAGTAACTTTTGTCCATCTTCCCTAGtactgaatgtctgtgtgtgtgtctctgtgtgtgtgtgtgtagctggacTCAGTGCTGTTTGCTGAGTTCCTGGCGTGGAAAGAGTCTCCCACTCTGGAACGTTCCTCTGCTTTCATTAACCGCGTCTATAGAGAAGACATCATGCCCTGTCTGTCCTTCACACGCTCCGAGgtacccctgtgtgtgtgtctgtgtgtgtgtatgtgtgtgtatctgtttgtgtgtgtgtgtatgtgtatgtgtgtgtgtgtgtgtgtgtgtatgtgtgtgtgtatatctgtttgtgtgtgtgtatatctgtctgtgtgtgtgtctgtgtgtgtgtgtatctgtttatgtgtgtgtgtgtgtatctgtttatgtgtgtgtgtgtgtgtgtgtgtatctgttaatgtgtgtgtgtgtgtatctgtttatgtgtgtgtgtatctgtttatgtgtgtgtgtgtgtgtgtgtgtgtatgtgtgtgtgagagagagagagagaatgcaaatgtgaatgtgtttgcctATGCTGATATTCTTTACCTGCTaattcacctgtctctctctctcttgctctctttctctctctctctctcttacactctttctctctctctctctttctctctctctctcttgctctctttctctctctctctcttgctctctttctctctctctctcttgctctctttctctctctctctcttgctctctctctctctctctcgctctctctctctctagttgtCTCAGTCAGTTCAGTGTGCTGTGGAGAATAACTCTCTAACTATCGAACCGGTTGCCATGACGGCATTACCTATGGTCAAGGCCTCAGCCATAGAATGCGGTGGGCCAAAgtgagtccccccccccccccacacacacacacacacacacaaactacacagcATTTCTGTACTGTGTAGACTTTTCCATCggcctgtgtcagtgtctgagctgtctgactgacagacccTCGGGTCAGAAGGCCGGTCTAgagtgtttgaaagagaagagaaaaattcCCAGTGTAAGAGgggctgtgtgtttcaggtctgACTCACAGCCTCACGGCcgtttttcctctcctctcctctcctctcctctcctctcactcaccccccaaaaaagaaaccaaactgGAATTactggaatggaatggaatgtaAAACCACAGTTCAGGGTTGGATGTGTCTAAAGAGCATCCAAAAAATGAAGATTGTAGTGaccaaacaaacattaaatcaGATAAAGTCTCAAACAGTTATGTGTATTGGTCCTATTGTGGGGctcagtgagtttttttttttttttggtggtggtggagggggggggggtggttgtcATGAATCACAGGATAATTTTCTTCTCACCATACTGCAATTACAGTTTGatttggggttgtttttttcagtggcttCAGAGCTGCAATAGAAACGTAAGTGACACTAAGGAGCCAAtcatacctctctttctctgtccactAATACATTATTCATGAGCATGTTTTCTAACCACCAGTCGGCTATGCTTCTCTGTGATGTCATCCTGTTCTTTACTGTTTCAGCTGTCTCTCTTGTTGTCAGTTTTTATAAAGGCAAAAGCCTTTATATCGACTGTTTATATGCATTTGTTTGAATAAAGGATATGGCTATGCTTTGCtaataatgtgtgttttatgcggACTGGtgtatgttgttgtttgctGAACATTAAAATGACCCAGCCTGTTTGTATGTTGAGAACTGAGACCGGACTCCGCTCAGAGTGACAgttgtttgattgacagccctGTTGATTGGTTTCCTCTGTTTGCTGACACAGGAAGTGTGCGCTGAGCGGTATGTCCCGCCCTTGCCGCCATCGCATTAAACTAGGGGATAAAGAGAGCTACTACTACATCTCTCCATCCAGCAGAGCACGGGTAATCATTCCCTTTCTTCACTctgctttctgtctgttctctcttttctctacctccttttctctctcaacacCATCACTCGCTCTTGAACACTACTTCTTATCCTCATTCACACCTCTTCCTTTTCTAACTtactaatgctctctctctctctctctctctcactggttcAGTGCGTTAGTCATGCAGTAACTGTGTCGTTGTCTCCTTTCAGATCACGGCTGTTTGTAATTTCTTCACCTACATCAGGTACATACAGCAGGGCCTGGTTAGACAGGACGGTGAGTTCCTCTCctttacacattttacagttaaCACCTCTCCTTTACACCTTTACAGTTAAACACCTCTCCTTTACACCCTATACAGTTAAACACCTCTCCTTTACAGTTAAACACCTCTCCTTCACACTTTTACAGTTAAACACCTCTCCTTTACACCTTATACAGTTAAACACCTCTCCTTTACACCCTATACAGTTAAACACCTCTCCTTTACACCCTATACAGTTAAACACCTCTCCTTTACACCCTATACAGTTAaacacctctccctcacactttTACAGTTAAACACCTCTCCTTTACACCCTATACAGTTAaacacctctccctcacactttTACAGTTAAACACCTCTCCTTTACACCCTATACAGTTAAACACCTCTCCTTTACACCTTTACAGTTAaacacctctccctcacactttTACAGTTAAACACCTCTCCTTTACACCCTATACAGTTAAACACCTCTCCTTTACACCTTTACAGTTAAACACCTCTCCTTTACACTTTTACAGTTAGACACCTCTcctttacacatttacaaacactgaactactgtttaaaaacaccattgaaaaaatgtgtgaaaaggACCAGTTGACCAGCTGAAGTCATGTAAATGCTTGTTAAACTGGTGCTATTCTGTTCGTTCTATTCTATTTTATACAGATAAAGATTTGAGAGCAGTCCACAGTAGAGATGAGTGTTGTTCAGACAGATGACCAGaactatctctctgttttttttgttcccctctctcttcttttcccatCTCTTTCGCTGCATTAGTGGAGCAAATGTTTTGGGAGGTGATGCGTTTGCGGAGGGAGATGACGGTGGCCAAGCTTGGTTTCTTCCTGACTGATGACAGctaacacacgcgcacacacacacacacacacacacacacacacttagagcAAAGCCATGAATCTTTCCATCCTAAGTTTAATTCAGTTAGTGTGGAACATTAGTGTGAGGATTGCACAATAACAGAAGCACAATCAGTAACTCTATAGCCAGTTGAACCTTAGCGTGCATTACAAGCATTATCATGTCACTCAGTGCATTTACAATGAATTAATCCAATCCATGTCTGAACAGTCTGACCCTTTTTCACCCAACGAAATGTAAACAGTTTGACTTTTCAATAAGCCCCGCCTTCTCCTTTATGATCCTCATGTCCGACAAGATTCTAGTGCATCCAACTCCCCTCTATGGAATACCGGTGCCGGTAGAATCAGACAGTTAAAATACGATAATCAGTTTTGGTTTGACAGTTTTGTCAACCGCTCTCATGACGTCTGCGTAagtaaataaagcaaaactgCTAATCACCAGCAGGAAGCAGCGTCTGCATCACATGTGTTGAgcacattttgaaatgttttaaacagcCTATATTTTAACGAGTTGATCTGTTACTCAGAGAGTGTTTTGCCCATATGAGAGTGTTTTTGTAGACTGAGAATTGTGACAAAATGATTGGACAATAGTTAACGATGGAAACTCAGCTTTGGGAAGCAGTGGTTATGGAAATGCTATAGCGAATGCCGGTACGTTTCGCTACATATTGGCCAGTGGCACACTGGCTTTCACAGTGTGTTCTCTGGAATAAAAGCACGTGTCCGAGTTTTCTGTGGACCCCTAATCCGTACGACGGTAGGGAATATTAATCCAGCGTGTTGTATTCAGGGAAAATTAATCTGAGTTTATGATCAGGCTCTTTTCACATTCTTCCTGCCAGGTAAATTTAATCCTGGTGCTTTAATCCCACCTCATCACTATGGCAGAGCAGTAGATCTAATCTGCAATAGTAATTTCTTTATGTGAATTGTACTATCAGATTTTTGGATGATATCAGATTGTGATAAATTAGGGACGCAGTGTTTAGATGGATTGCGAATGTATCGTCAAAATTAGCATTACGCTGTCGCCAGCACAAgtattggtttaaaaaaaaacaaaacaagcacagaCAAGCAGTGGAAAGCTAGACTGACCTGTCTAATGCAGCGCCTCTCCCAGTACACTCCAATCCTTCCAGGGATTTTCccactaacatttttttttagttaaggGTTATCGTAAATCCGGAGCTAAACACTCCGCCATTTCACAATAGCTTTTCACAGCCTAGAGCTAACATCACAACTCTATTCCATTTTAATGGAGATCtaaattggggaaaaaaaaacgttacgTTAACGTTACTTTATTAATCTTTCTGTAAGAACTGTGTATTTGCATGATGTACAGCCTCTGCAGTTCATTCAAAGTTAAATTCAGACACAAGTGATTGTGCTGCTCTAATGTACTCAGAAGCTGCTATTACAACCATGCTGTTGTTCATTTATTATTGTGTATATCTACACACCTGACATACTGCAGGTTCACATAGGCCTGGAGGTACAGGTGTGAAGGTTGATTTTGGCTCATTTGGGTCAGGGCTGAGTGCCAAGAAAGTGAACACTCATACATACCTGTTCTGTTACAATcttaatccacacacacacacacctgtacagcTACACACACCTGTACTGTCACAGtcttaatgaacacacacacacacacacacacatgcctgtacTGTCACAGtcttaatgaacacacacacacacacacacacacacacgcctgtacTGTCACAGtcttaatgaacacacacacacacacacacacgcctgtacTGTCACAGtcttaatgaacacacacacacacgcctgtacTGTCACAGTcttaatgaacacacatacacacacctgtactgTCACAGccttaatgaacacacacacacactcttgtacTGTTACAGTCTTAATCCACACTCATTGACGCCTGTAATGATGCAaccttaatacacacacacacacacacacacgcctgtacAGACAGTCTTAATGAACACAGATGCACGGCTGTACAGACAGTCttaatgaacacacatgcacggcTGTACTGTTATAGCCTCTCTCAGGCGTAACGTGAGCAAAGCATGGATCGACTTAAAAAGGCCTTTAAGTCAAACTGCCCAAGCTGGGTTATGTAAAGTATACATAAGGAGGAGTTATGTATAAAGCAGTCTACATGGAATTCCACTGTAAAGTGTTCCTGGCACGTTGAAGCGTCAGCGTTGGGTCAGAGAACATGGTCTGTGGATGGATGGTTGCATTGTATTAAAAACCTTATGAGTGAATGACAGAGGTGCCATAGACTACATATGCCAGCACTGTGTAGTCAGGCTTCGGTCGGAGTTATGGTGTTACTGATACTGGTTTCAGTGGGAATTGTATAAGCTGCTTTCCCACGACTGAAACTTTAGCCAGGAGCCTTTTAATGTGAGTCTTCTAGCGACCCAGTTCACCTTACAATACTGTGTTGTAAACAGTTATAGTAGCTCTAGTGCAGCTTAGACACACTCCTGTATGCATAAGCATATGAATAAGCCATTCACTTAACCAACCGCTGCTGTTGGTGTTACTTGCATGGAGAAATAGCCATTTGAAGTGTACAATGCAGTTACAATGTACTCTGTAATAGGGGGAGTTTAAGCTCAAATTGTGTTGAAGATCTtagctgttgttgtgtttgccAATCCTCTCGTCCTAAAGCAGATTaactcagactctctctctctctctttggtggGAGTGGAGAGAGTTTTGTAATTGTCCttaacgctttttttttttgtccttcagaGATGCCTTGTTTTGCTCTTTAATTAAGAGTACTGTTAGATGTGTCAGAcgctatataaaaaaaaaatgatgatggaAACAATAAAGGCTTATTACTGAAGtggagttgtgtactttgtctgATTCATAAAGAGCTACGTTTGGTTTGGAATAGGcgaggttctttttttttttttcttttctttccccctaaCATGTGTTAACGTGCGTGTGAAACACTGTAAACGAGAAAAGTGACCATTCTTAAGACGTTCGACAAAGGTTTAGtcgttttattttttgttctcctctgctctggtgCTAAGCAACGGGGAAACTGTTTGAAGAGCTACACAGTCTTCGAGTAGTGGCTGTTACTTCAAGGCATAACATTCCCTTATTGTTCCATGACACACGTCAATAGAGAGTTAGACCGAAAGAATGGATGGTAGCGAAACCTGGGAGAGCccagagctagagagagagcgtgtgcgtgcgcgtgtgtgtatgtatgtgttaaaTTTAGGTTAGCAGCAGAAGTAGGTTTCTGTGCCTGAGTCATAGTTtgaagctgagtgtgtctgtctatgccTTTAGCCTTCAGCTGCTTAACTGGTTTTATACAAGAGAATGAAAACATGACAAGCATGTCTGCCCAAGAGATGACGCTCTAAGAAACACGTTCAcgctgtcatacacacacacacacacacacacacagacgcacacacagacgttcactctctctcacatactcatacacatatgAACAGTATACATTTTAAACACTTGTGTCCAATGCTGGGGcagggggaagagaaagaacaaaaaataaaattgacaTTGATTATATGATTACTGCACAGAATTCAAACCTCAGGATCAAACCAACAAACTGTCCTGTAATCTAGGACTCAGTGTAGGACTGACTCTTGGGTTCATAACACACGCGTTATtatattttagtttttcttcctttgctgATTACCTTTGACAGCCTTCCACTGGCCTGTGATTAAATATAGCAATGTACTGATACTCTGTTTGTCAAAAGATCTGTGATAACAGAAGCTCACATGTAGTTTGGTGAAACTAATCTTGATATCTGCTGAGtcattctttaaaaacaaaatcaaactaCAAAACAAATCGACAGTCCTTCCTGATACCTGCAGACATGCAGCTGAAAGCAGTGGAATGGTTGGAACATTTTCCGCCTCAGTAATACTCATattatctttcttttcctgGGTGTGGAGAATCACTTCAGTCTTTATAACTGTGATTGAGAATGGACAGGAGAGGACAGCACACACGTGTAACCCAAAGTTTTTCCAAGTGTCTCCATAAGACATGCGAGTTACCAGAAGTCCTGCAGTCAGTATTCCCTTAAACCCTGCCCAGTTACACCTGTCTACtggtcccagtgtgtgtgtgtgtgtgtgtgtgtgtgtggagagagagcaagctgtTCTCCAGTGAAGCAGTGTTAATGGGTGCTGAGCTGTGACTgatacaaagacaaaagccTTACGTCAGCACGGTGAGGAAGATCACTTTGAAAGAATGTCAGATATGCAGGTATCTGTGCACCCCcgggaccagagagagagagagagagagagagactgtatgagagGTGTGTGCTTTATTGAGCCTCTTGGGAAGTATTGTCCAGAGCAGCAGTACTACAGAGAAGCTGACTGGTAAAGGGAGAAGAGTGAGACCCGGTGTCGAGTTCAAACTGAAGCTGCCAGAGCAAGGTGCCATGTGGGCGGAGTTTATAACGAACACGTCTAAGGGATCAAAGCtaatgagaaagacagtgtcTGTCCCAAGCAACGGCCACACAGACCAATGAACCGAACAGCTTTTAATACAACATACAGACCATAATTACAGTCATGAGCCTCATATTCTCCTATGTCACATACACAACGAAGCCTTTTTATTAGGCACGTATAGACTGATgctattaaaaagaaaaaacaaaaaaacattctcttggGTTATTTTCAGACTGTACAGTTCATTCTCAGCGTGTGACAGGAGAGGTATCACATGCTCCTCTGTCCtatatgaacacacatgcatatcaAACTCTACATGACCTTAAGCCAGAACAGAACTTCCTGACCCGGTTTCTGAGGACAATCTGGCTTTGGTTAAAGACAGTGAGATAACAATCTCctcaaaactcacacacacacacacatgggctcTTTCCACATCACTTACTGGGTatattatgaaaacaaacaaactgcaaagtataaatgagtaaataaacaaaggAGCGGTCTGTTTTATCACTCTGCTGTAAAGCCATtcagaacaaaatgaataaagacaaCTTTGCTCTCCTAAATTCATTTACATTGTACATTGTCAATGTACATTACTGCTGTACATCTTATCATCATGTTATTAATTTCTCTTCAGATCTCTTTAAGCAAAATTCAAAGTGTATTCTTAACACTGAcgtacacaaatacataaaccaaatacataaagaaaatgtattaatgttatgaaaatatttcataataaaatGATGAGCGTGTAGACATAAGCGTGTAAACATAGACTAAACGTAGACACTGACGCGTTTGCGGAGTacataattaattcattatGGTATAATC is part of the Chanos chanos chromosome 13, fChaCha1.1, whole genome shotgun sequence genome and encodes:
- the rab3il1 gene encoding guanine nucleotide exchange factor for Rab-3A; translation: MDAFEGIHSVQLSSSPAEAPASDPGYEVLVAGSSGIAVYSSPVFYGKVDVSNGKVAKCRSTIKGSEERCPVGRLIDLDPDPRPGMVGGGGQEETMPTEEGAERGGERYNVSRLRSSSLEIREKGAEFLREQLDAAQKELKLKGEECERLSHVRDQLEQELEELTASLFEEAHKMVREANVKQAAAEKQLKEAQGKIDVLQAEVSALKTLVLTSTPSSPNRQLHPQLQSSGSKGGTLGRSGIHSRNKSTGNLLGMNLHTEPSAPPPSQPVNREDRELDSVLFAEFLAWKESPTLERSSAFINRVYREDIMPCLSFTRSELSQSVQCAVENNSLTIEPVAMTALPMVKASAIECGGPNGFRAAIETKCALSGMSRPCRHRIKLGDKESYYYISPSSRARITAVCNFFTYIRYIQQGLVRQDVEQMFWEVMRLRREMTVAKLGFFLTDDS